TACGTCGACCGGTGGGACCAGGCTGGAAAAACACCGTCTGATGACCCTGAGCCTCGATGCGGGATGGAAAAGATTGTGGTGATCCCACGCACAAGGCGTCACATTCACGTGAATCTGAGGGCCTCTTTTCCGTGATCAGCTCTTCTTTTCCTCGCAAAATGTCTAACGCGAGTATGGTGCGGGTTGTCAGGGGTCCGACGCATCGGATTAAAGTTCGGCGTAATTCGCGTGGGATTTAGCCGAATCAACAGGAATGGGTTGAGGTGAATGCCCCTTACGCCTTATGATGAGCATCGACTGATTTGATACCCGCGCTCCGGGACCCCTTAACTCGAATTTCAAGCGCTGTGGTACCGCTTTTCCGCGGGTCGTAACGTACCTTTTACGTCCGTGTCCCGGTCGACCACCGTTTCAACGCCGAGATCGTATGCCGCAGATATTTCCGAAGAAGGCTAACGTCCTGCCGATCCTCTCTCTGGGGGGCGCTCTGTTGGGCGGCGTCGCGCTCATATTCCTGGTTTGGTACTACTTCTCTCCCGAGTTTCTGGTGGTTGGTTATCAGCCCGATCAGCCCGTGGCATACAACCACGAGTTTCACGCCGGTCAGCTTGGAATGGATTGCCGGTACTGCCACAACTGGGTAGAGAACTCTGCGCACGCCAACGTGCCTCCCACCCAGACGTGCATGAACTGCCACAACCAGATTAAGACGCAGTCGCCGCAGCTGCTGAAGGTCCGAGAGAGTTGGGCCACGGACACGCCGATTCAGTGGGTGAAAGTGCATCACCTGCCGGATTACGCGCACTTCAGCCACGCGTCGCACGTCAATAACGGCGTGGGGTGTGAGACCTGCCACGGCCGTATCGACAAGATGGAGGTCGTGTACCAGGCAGAGCCGCTGTCGATGGGTTGGTGCCTTGAGTGTCACCGCCAGCCGGAGCTCTACCTCCGTCCCAACGAGGAGGTGACGACGATGGGGTATGTTCACCCCGAAAACTTTGTCGAGATCAACCTCGCCCGTATTCAGGAAGAGGGGATTCAACCGCCGACCAACTGTTCGGCTTGCCACTACTAATTCACGTTCGAGGAGCGGCTCTCTGGCTCGCTATCAGTGCGGTTGCATACTGCCGCCCCGGATTGTGAGCCGTTTCGTCTCTCAGTGGGCTGAAACATACGCCTACGCCTGACCAGCCCGTGGGCTGGACGACAGAGAGATGGTTTCGCTCGAAAGCTGTCGCCCCTTTGCGGCACCCCGCCTCTCGAAATACGCCATCCGACCCTGCTACGTAGCATGATTGAGCTTGACGTCATCGATCCCAAGTCGGCCGACCGCGAGGAGCCTAGTGAGCGCTTCTGGCGAAGCCTTCCGCAGCTTGAGCGGAAGACGTCCGGCGATGGGGCTGACACTCCGACACCTGAGTTTTCCGATGGGGCCAGCGAGCCGCCGAGCAAGGCGTCTCGTCGCCAGTTCCTGCAGTTGATGGGAGCAGCGATGGCCATGGCGGGTCTGACCGCCTGCCGTCGACCCGATCAGCGCATCCTTCCGTACGCCCGGAAGCCGGAAGATGTCATTCCGGGGATTCCACAGCATTTTGCCACGGGCATGCCGTTCCGTGGGTCGTTGCGCCCGCTGCTGGTTGAGAGCCACGAAGGGCGTCCGACCAAGGTGGAAGGCAATCCTGATCACCCTGGGTCGAACGGGGGGACCAGCCCGTTTGAGCAGGCATCCGTTCTCAACCTGTACGATCCAGATCGCTCACGCTCCGTCTGGCGCGATGGTAGCAAGGCGGAATGGGCCGACTTCAAGTCGTTCTGTGTTGAACTCGCCAATCGGGCGGCGAATCAGGAGCTCGCTATCCTCATGCCAACGAGTTCGTCGCCGACGCTCGAGGCGATGCTAGAGAGGGCGCGCGGTCGCTTCGGCTCCGTTCGGGTCGTGGAATACGCAACCGAGGGCAACGACAACGCTCGCCTCGGCATGCAGCAAGCATTCGGACGTCCGTACCGCGCACAATACGACTTTGAGCAGTCGGATGTCGTCCTGAGCCTCGACGCGGACTTCCTCGACGGCAAGTCGCCGGACTTTCTGAATAACAACCGGACGTTCTTCTCCGGTCGGCGCGTCGACTCCGTCGATGACGACATGAACCGCCTTTACGTTGTGGAAAGTCAGTATTCCACAACGGGCGGGACGGCTGATCACCGCCTTCGCATGAAGGCCAGCGTCGTTTCGGCGTTTGCGGCCACCGTCGCTGCCGAGATGGGTCTCGGTACCGCTCCCGACTACGACTGGAGCGAGAAAGAGGCTGTTCACGCCCGTGAGATCGCTCGAGATCTCCAGGAAGCTGGCTCGCGCGGTGTTGTTGTTGCTGGCGAAACGCAGCCTCCGGAGGTTCACGCCCTCGCGATGGCTATTAACGAGCGCCTTGGCGCGATCGGGAACAGCGTAATGCTCCTCGATACGGGTGTCGAGTCTGTCGAGGCGCAGGACGAAGAGCTCGCTACGCTCGTCGACGACATGAACGCCGGTCGTGTGGGCACGGTCCTGATGATGGGCGTCAATCCCGTTTACGATGCGCCCGCCGGGCTCAATTTCCGCGAGGCGCTACAGCGGGTGGACAACACCATCCACGTCGGGCTTCGCCGAAACGAAACCGCCCGCGCATCACGCTGGCATCTGCCGCGAGCGCACTATCTGGAAGCCTGGGGCGACGGTCGTACCTTCGACGGTACGCTCTCGGTCATTCAACCACTTATTGCCCCGCTCTACAGCGCATCCCACTCCGAAATCGAGGTGCTCAACCTCCTCGGTACGGGAATGGATGAGTCGGGATATGACCTTGTCCGGGACACCTGGCGTGGTCAAATCTCGGGTTCGTTCGAAGAGGGATGGCGCCGCGTTCTCCACGACGGCTACCTTGCTGATTCCGCCTATCCGACGGCATCACCCGGTTCGGCCAGCGTTCCCAGCATCGATACGCCGTCCGATGACGGGCTGGAGGTGATCTTTCGCCTTGATCCGTCCGTTCTCGACGGATCGTATGGAAATAACGCGTGGATGCAGGAGCTGCCGGACCCGGTCACGAAGATTACGTGGGATAACGTCGCCGTGATGAGTGCCGCGACGGCTGCCGATCTCGGCCTCTCCGCCGACGGTACGTACGACGAGGGTCAGGAAAACGGTTACAGCGAAGGAAACTTCTTCGTCGATCGCGTCAATCTGACAATCGACGGCGAAACCATCAACATTCCCGTCTGGGTTCAGCCGGGTCTTCCCGATGGAACGATTGGTCTGACGCACGGCTACGGCCGCGCGATCTCGACCACACGCGATCCGGAAGGAACGCCGTTCTGGGATACAGATAACGCGACGGACGTCTACTTCGACGGACCGATTGCTGGAGGGGTTGGATCTGATGGTGAGCCGGTCAATTCCGTTGGTGTGCGGACCTCGCATCTGCGCCCATCCGGGTCGCGCATAGCAACGGGGGCGACGGTCGAGAAAGCCAGTAGTGGTTACATGATCGCGACCACCCAAGAGACCGGCTCCATGCACGGTCGAGCCATCGTGCGCTGGGGATCTCTCGAGGAGTTTCGCAACAACCCTGAGTTTGTCAAGGAGGAGACCGAACCGGTCCCGGGCGACGAGTACGACTCCTTCGAAGAGTTTCCGGAGCTGTGGGCGAAGAATCACCCCAGCGAAGCTGCGGCGATGAAGGATAGCAACTACTTCGATAACCAGTGGGGCATGGTCATCGACCTCAACACGTGCACGGGCTGCAACGCCTGTGTCGTGGCCTGCACGAGCGAAAACAATGTGCAGGTGGTCGGGAAAGAATCCGTAAGTAACGGCCGTCACATGTACTGGCTCCGGATGGACCGGTACTATTACTCGGGTGAGGACGACCGAGAAGAGCCCGAGATGATGATGCAGCCGGTGATGTGCCAGCACTGCGAGAACGCTCCCTGCGAGTCGGTTTGCCCGGTCGCAGCCACGGTGCACTCGCCGGATGGCACCAACCAGATGATCTACAACCGTTGCATCGGGACGCGGTACTGCTCCAACAACTGCCCGTACAAGGTCCGCCGGTTCAACTTCTTCAACTGGACGAAGACGCTGCCGCAGGAAGTCAAAATGGCGCAGAACCCGAACGTCACCGTTCGGTCCCGTGGCGTCATGGAGAAATGCTCCTGGTGCGTTCACCGGATTCGCGACAATCAGCACCGGGCGAATCAGGAAGAGCGCGATCTTCGTGCGGATGAAATCCAGACGGCATGCCAGCAGGCCTGCCCGACAGAGGCCATCACGTTCGGCGATCTCAACAACCCCGAAAGTTCGGTGGTTGAGAAGCGGAAGAACCCGCGCCGCTACGAGCTGCTGTCGTACCTCAACGTCAAGCCGCGCCTGTCGTACCTGGGCCGGGTTCGCAACGTCAACCCGCGCATTCAGGAGGCGCTCGGCCTCGATATGGAGGAAGGGCCCGCCGCGCCGGAAAGCGCCGACGAGCCGGAGACGGCAGAAGCGACGGCGTAACCGCCAAACGAAACACACCGTGCACTACCAGGGCGCACCTGCGCCCTGACGTTCACCCTAGAATCTAAGCGAGATCACCGTGGACAACACGACCAGCCAACCCACGGCCGAACATCACCACAGTGCCGGGCACGCTCACAACGAGTCGCTCGTCAAAGGCAATCTCTCGTTCCACGACATCACGGAGATGGTGTCGCGGCACACAGAGAAGAAGACGCCGCTTGCGTGGTACATTGCGTTCGGTCTGGCTTCCTCCATGGCCGCGCTGCTACTCCTTAGCCTGGCTTATCAGGTCTGGAACGGCGTCGGCGTATGGGGCAACAACCAGCCCGTCGCCTGGGGCTGGCCGATCGTCAACTTCGTGTTCTGGGTTGGTATCGGTCACGCCGGAACGCTGATCTCGGCGATTCTCTTCCTCTTCCGGCAAAAATGGCGTACCTCTATTAACCGGGCGGCAGAGGCGATGACGCTCTTTGCCGTGATGTGTGCACTCATCTTCCCGACCTTCCACGTGGGCCGGGTCTGGGTGATCTACTGGACGCTACCGATCCCGAACCAGATGGAGATGTGGCCGCAGTTCAAGAGCCCGCTCCTCTGGGACGTATTCGCTGTTTCGAGCTACTTCATCGTTTCGCTTGTTTTCTGGTACGTGGGACTGATACCGGACCTTGCGACGATTCGCGACCGCTCGAGCACGTGGCTGCGCAGGAAAGTGACCGGGTTCTTCTCACTCGGCTGGACCGGTGCCAACCGGCACTGGCGCAATTACGAGAAAGCATACTTGCTTCTCGCCGGTCTTGCCACGCCGCTCGTTCTCTCGGTTCACTCCGTGGTGTCCTTTGACTTTGCCGTCTCCGTCCTTCCTGGGTGGCACACGACGATTTTCCCACCCTACTTTGTTGCCGGTGCCATCTTCTCCGGCTTCGCGATGGTGGTGACGCTCATGGTTATCGCGCGAAAGGTCTACGGCCTCGAAAACGTCATCACGTTGGACGTCCTCGAGAAGATGAACATCATCATTCTCGTGACGGGTACGATCGTCGGTTTTGCCTACATCACAGAGTTCTTCATGGCGTGGTACTCGCAGGTTGAGTACGAGCAATACGCCTTTATTAACCGGGCCTTCGGTCCGTACGCCTGGGCGTACTGGATCATGATGACCTGTAACCTGATCTCGCCGCAGCTCTTCTGGTTCAAGAAGCTCCGCCGGTCGATTCCGGTCATGTTCGCGCTCTCTATTGTCGTGAACATCGGTATGTGGTTCGAGCGCTTCGTGATTACGATCACGTCGCTGCACCGCGACTTCCTGCCGAGTTCCTGGGGCTACTTTGAGCCGACGCTGACCGACGTCACGACGTTCATCGGCTCGTTCGGCCTCTTCTTTACACTCTTCCTGCTCTTCCTGCGGTTTGTCCCGATGGTTGCCATGGCAGAGGTGAAGGGCGTGATGCCGGAAGCCGATCCGCATTACTACGACGAAGGTGACGGCCATACGGCTGAAAGCAAGGTGCCGTATATCCAGCCGGCACAGGAAGACAACGGACGAAACGAAGCCGGTGAGACCCGGGGCGGCAAGTAATCCGGCCCGGCAATACCGGCCGAGGCTCATCGGATCGAGCCTCGCGCCGCAACCCTGACGCGCACTACGAATGCTCCCTGAGCTATGCTAGACGAACTGACACGCGAACTGAAAGCCACGATGGGCATCTATGAGAGCGACGAGGAGCAGGTTTACGGCCTGCTCGCGGAGTTCTCAGATCCCGGGGCTCTGCTCCACGCGGCGGAGGCCGTGCGCGAAAACGGCTACAGCCACTTCGATACGCACAGCCCGTTCCCGATTCACGGCATGGACCGTGCAATGGGGCTCGGCAACTCGAAGGTTGGCTTCTTCTCGTTCGGGGGCGCTGTCACCGGCCTCGCTGTCGGATATCTGTTGCAGTGGTGGACATCGGCCGTCGATTACCCGATTAACATCAGCGGCAAGCCGTTCTTCGCCGTCGAGCCGTCTGTGCCGATCATGTTCGAACTGACCATTTTGTTCGGCGCGCTCGGCGCTGTGGCGGGAATGCTCGCCCTGAACGGTCTGCCCCGCCCGTACAACCCGCTGTTTTACTCCGAGCGGTTCGAGCGCGTGACCGACGATGCCTTTTTCTTGCACATCGCTGCAAGCGACAGTCAGTTCGATGAGACAGACACAGCGAACCTGCTCCGCAAGGCGGGGGCGTTGAATGTCGAACTCGTGCAGGACGACGGGACCGCAGAAACGGCGCCTGCCTCTAGCCTCTAGACCTTACCGCTCCTTCCGCTGCCGCCGCCGTCTCGGAGTGCTTCTGTCCCGCGACGGCCGCTGACCACCGATACCCGACGACTGATGCGCAACCTACTCACGACCGGACTGATTCTCAGCGTCCTTCTGCTGGCCGGATGCCGGGGAACGACGTCGGATCGCAATCCGATTCACCCGAACCCCAACATGGACTGGCAGCCGAAGTACCAGGCCCAGGAGAAGAACACGTTCTTCGCCGACGAAGCCGCCATGCGGAAGCCCGTTGCTGGTACTGTGGCACGTGGACTGCTGAAAGAGGACCCGATCTTCTATACGGGCCGAACCGAGGCAGGAGACTACGTGGAGCGCCTTCCGATCGAAACCACTCGCGACTTGCTGGAGCGCGGGAAGGAGCGCTATGAAATTTTCTGTGCCGTTTGCCACGGGAAGTCCGGCGATGGCAACGGCGTAATTATGGTTGGCGGTCCACAGGGGAAAGGGTATGGCTACACCCCGGCACCTAGTTACCAC
The DNA window shown above is from Longibacter salinarum and carries:
- a CDS encoding cytochrome c3 family protein; the encoded protein is MPQIFPKKANVLPILSLGGALLGGVALIFLVWYYFSPEFLVVGYQPDQPVAYNHEFHAGQLGMDCRYCHNWVENSAHANVPPTQTCMNCHNQIKTQSPQLLKVRESWATDTPIQWVKVHHLPDYAHFSHASHVNNGVGCETCHGRIDKMEVVYQAEPLSMGWCLECHRQPELYLRPNEEVTTMGYVHPENFVEINLARIQEEGIQPPTNCSACHY
- a CDS encoding Fe-S cluster-containing hydrogenase, yielding MIELDVIDPKSADREEPSERFWRSLPQLERKTSGDGADTPTPEFSDGASEPPSKASRRQFLQLMGAAMAMAGLTACRRPDQRILPYARKPEDVIPGIPQHFATGMPFRGSLRPLLVESHEGRPTKVEGNPDHPGSNGGTSPFEQASVLNLYDPDRSRSVWRDGSKAEWADFKSFCVELANRAANQELAILMPTSSSPTLEAMLERARGRFGSVRVVEYATEGNDNARLGMQQAFGRPYRAQYDFEQSDVVLSLDADFLDGKSPDFLNNNRTFFSGRRVDSVDDDMNRLYVVESQYSTTGGTADHRLRMKASVVSAFAATVAAEMGLGTAPDYDWSEKEAVHAREIARDLQEAGSRGVVVAGETQPPEVHALAMAINERLGAIGNSVMLLDTGVESVEAQDEELATLVDDMNAGRVGTVLMMGVNPVYDAPAGLNFREALQRVDNTIHVGLRRNETARASRWHLPRAHYLEAWGDGRTFDGTLSVIQPLIAPLYSASHSEIEVLNLLGTGMDESGYDLVRDTWRGQISGSFEEGWRRVLHDGYLADSAYPTASPGSASVPSIDTPSDDGLEVIFRLDPSVLDGSYGNNAWMQELPDPVTKITWDNVAVMSAATAADLGLSADGTYDEGQENGYSEGNFFVDRVNLTIDGETINIPVWVQPGLPDGTIGLTHGYGRAISTTRDPEGTPFWDTDNATDVYFDGPIAGGVGSDGEPVNSVGVRTSHLRPSGSRIATGATVEKASSGYMIATTQETGSMHGRAIVRWGSLEEFRNNPEFVKEETEPVPGDEYDSFEEFPELWAKNHPSEAAAMKDSNYFDNQWGMVIDLNTCTGCNACVVACTSENNVQVVGKESVSNGRHMYWLRMDRYYYSGEDDREEPEMMMQPVMCQHCENAPCESVCPVAATVHSPDGTNQMIYNRCIGTRYCSNNCPYKVRRFNFFNWTKTLPQEVKMAQNPNVTVRSRGVMEKCSWCVHRIRDNQHRANQEERDLRADEIQTACQQACPTEAITFGDLNNPESSVVEKRKNPRRYELLSYLNVKPRLSYLGRVRNVNPRIQEALGLDMEEGPAAPESADEPETAEATA
- the nrfD gene encoding NrfD/PsrC family molybdoenzyme membrane anchor subunit, whose product is MDNTTSQPTAEHHHSAGHAHNESLVKGNLSFHDITEMVSRHTEKKTPLAWYIAFGLASSMAALLLLSLAYQVWNGVGVWGNNQPVAWGWPIVNFVFWVGIGHAGTLISAILFLFRQKWRTSINRAAEAMTLFAVMCALIFPTFHVGRVWVIYWTLPIPNQMEMWPQFKSPLLWDVFAVSSYFIVSLVFWYVGLIPDLATIRDRSSTWLRRKVTGFFSLGWTGANRHWRNYEKAYLLLAGLATPLVLSVHSVVSFDFAVSVLPGWHTTIFPPYFVAGAIFSGFAMVVTLMVIARKVYGLENVITLDVLEKMNIIILVTGTIVGFAYITEFFMAWYSQVEYEQYAFINRAFGPYAWAYWIMMTCNLISPQLFWFKKLRRSIPVMFALSIVVNIGMWFERFVITITSLHRDFLPSSWGYFEPTLTDVTTFIGSFGLFFTLFLLFLRFVPMVAMAEVKGVMPEADPHYYDEGDGHTAESKVPYIQPAQEDNGRNEAGETRGGK
- a CDS encoding DUF3341 domain-containing protein, with the protein product MLDELTRELKATMGIYESDEEQVYGLLAEFSDPGALLHAAEAVRENGYSHFDTHSPFPIHGMDRAMGLGNSKVGFFSFGGAVTGLAVGYLLQWWTSAVDYPINISGKPFFAVEPSVPIMFELTILFGALGAVAGMLALNGLPRPYNPLFYSERFERVTDDAFFLHIAASDSQFDETDTANLLRKAGALNVELVQDDGTAETAPASSL
- a CDS encoding c-type cytochrome, whose translation is MRNLLTTGLILSVLLLAGCRGTTSDRNPIHPNPNMDWQPKYQAQEKNTFFADEAAMRKPVAGTVARGLLKEDPIFYTGRTEAGDYVERLPIETTRDLLERGKERYEIFCAVCHGKSGDGNGVIMVGGPQGKGYGYTPAPSYHVDRLRQVSDGYLYDVIANGIRNMPGYAQQIPVRDRWAIVAYIKALQLSQNATREDLTSEQIARIQSGRSANIDGSRSGASSSQ